Proteins encoded within one genomic window of Kaistia algarum:
- the rnr gene encoding ribonuclease R, with translation MAKTPETQDKTRRVRTAGARNATGSKPKTQPIERKADELPSREALLAFIAEHPGQAGKREIARNFGIAGGARIALKRVLKELGEEGLVQKDRRRLVRAGDLPTVSVLVILERDKDGDFIAQPVSWDDKHSGPPRILIETHRGRPLTPAPGIGDRVLAKVQPAAKDETEVAYTARVVKVIEKRPASILGVVRTASDGVLRIEPVDRKQKEFIVDPEDLNGAKNGDLVAVEVKHVGRFGLARVRVAEVVGEVHSEKAVSLIAIHHHDIPHVFPPAVLEAADKAKAAPLSGREDWRAVPLVTIDPADAKDHDDAVYAEADTDPENPGGFLVTVAIADVAWYVRPNSPLDREALKRGNSVYFPDRVVPMLPERISNDLCSLREGEDRPAIAVKMQFTAEGKKQFHWFHRIMMRSAAKLSYPQAQAAIDGRPDEKSGPLLEPILKPLWAAYEVMRRGRDSREPLELDLPERKVIVGADGAIERIVIPERLDAHRLIEEFMIQANVAAAETLERRKSPLVYRVHDAPSLAKLEALREFLASIEMNLPRSGNLRPSHFNLILGRVKDSEHAALVNEVVLRSQSQAVYSPENIGHFGLNLRRYAHFTSPIRRYADLIVHRALIRSLDLGEGGLPDGMERELEAIAQEISGAERRAMAAERDTIDRLVAHWLADRIGANFQGRIAGVTRSGLFVKLAETGADGFVPIGTLGADFYQFDEARHAVIGTRTGEMYRLGDMVEVKLVEVAPIAGALRFEIVSEGKRLPKGQRKVTERGFRSSSGGPARPAKGRPGPKRR, from the coding sequence TTGGCCAAGACGCCAGAAACACAAGATAAAACACGGCGCGTACGAACCGCCGGCGCGAGGAACGCGACCGGTTCGAAGCCCAAAACCCAGCCGATCGAACGCAAGGCTGACGAGCTTCCCTCTCGTGAGGCGTTGCTCGCTTTCATCGCCGAACATCCCGGGCAGGCCGGAAAGCGCGAAATCGCACGCAATTTTGGCATTGCGGGCGGTGCCCGCATTGCGCTGAAGCGGGTTTTGAAGGAACTCGGCGAGGAGGGGCTGGTCCAGAAGGATCGCCGCCGCCTCGTGCGGGCCGGCGATCTGCCGACCGTCAGCGTGCTCGTCATTCTGGAGCGCGACAAGGATGGCGATTTCATCGCCCAACCGGTGAGCTGGGATGACAAACATTCCGGGCCGCCGCGCATCCTGATCGAAACGCATCGCGGCCGCCCACTAACGCCCGCCCCCGGAATCGGAGACCGCGTGCTGGCCAAGGTCCAGCCGGCCGCGAAGGACGAGACCGAGGTCGCCTACACGGCGCGCGTCGTGAAAGTCATCGAGAAGCGCCCTGCCTCCATCCTCGGCGTCGTTCGCACCGCCTCGGACGGCGTGCTGCGCATTGAGCCGGTCGACCGCAAGCAGAAAGAGTTCATCGTAGATCCCGAGGATCTGAACGGTGCCAAGAACGGCGACCTGGTTGCCGTCGAGGTGAAGCATGTCGGACGGTTCGGGCTTGCCCGCGTCCGTGTGGCGGAAGTCGTCGGCGAGGTCCATAGCGAGAAGGCGGTCAGCCTGATCGCCATTCACCACCACGACATTCCGCACGTCTTTCCGCCGGCGGTGCTGGAGGCGGCGGACAAGGCCAAGGCCGCACCGCTGTCCGGCCGCGAGGATTGGCGCGCGGTTCCGCTCGTCACGATCGATCCGGCCGACGCCAAGGACCATGACGACGCGGTCTATGCGGAAGCCGACACCGATCCGGAAAATCCGGGCGGCTTCCTCGTCACCGTCGCGATCGCCGATGTCGCCTGGTATGTGCGGCCCAATTCGCCGCTCGACCGCGAAGCGCTGAAGCGCGGCAATTCGGTCTATTTCCCCGACCGTGTCGTCCCGATGCTCCCCGAGCGAATCTCGAATGATCTCTGCTCGCTGCGCGAAGGCGAGGACCGGCCGGCGATCGCCGTGAAGATGCAGTTCACGGCCGAGGGTAAGAAGCAGTTCCACTGGTTCCATCGCATCATGATGCGGTCGGCGGCGAAGCTCTCCTATCCGCAGGCGCAGGCGGCCATTGATGGCCGTCCGGACGAGAAGTCCGGGCCTTTGCTGGAGCCGATCCTGAAGCCGCTCTGGGCGGCCTACGAAGTCATGCGGCGCGGCCGCGATAGCCGCGAGCCGCTGGAACTCGACCTGCCGGAACGCAAGGTGATCGTTGGCGCGGACGGCGCGATCGAGCGGATCGTGATTCCGGAGCGGCTCGATGCGCATCGCCTGATCGAAGAGTTCATGATCCAGGCCAATGTCGCCGCGGCGGAGACGCTGGAGCGGCGGAAGTCGCCGCTCGTCTACCGCGTCCACGATGCGCCCTCGCTCGCCAAGCTCGAAGCGCTGCGAGAATTCCTCGCATCAATCGAGATGAACCTGCCACGCAGCGGCAATCTCCGGCCGAGCCATTTCAATCTAATTCTCGGCCGCGTGAAGGACAGCGAGCATGCCGCGCTCGTGAACGAGGTCGTGCTGCGTTCGCAGAGCCAGGCTGTCTATAGCCCCGAGAACATCGGTCATTTCGGCCTGAACCTGCGCCGCTATGCTCATTTCACCTCGCCGATCCGCCGTTATGCCGATCTGATCGTGCATCGCGCGCTGATCCGCTCGCTCGATCTGGGCGAGGGTGGGCTTCCCGATGGGATGGAGCGGGAGCTTGAGGCGATCGCGCAGGAGATTTCCGGCGCCGAGCGTCGGGCGATGGCGGCCGAGCGCGATACGATCGACCGCCTCGTGGCGCATTGGCTGGCCGATCGGATCGGCGCCAATTTCCAGGGCCGGATCGCCGGCGTGACGCGCTCCGGGCTGTTCGTGAAGCTCGCCGAGACCGGCGCCGACGGCTTCGTGCCGATCGGGACGCTGGGCGCCGATTTCTATCAGTTCGACGAGGCGCGCCATGCGGTGATCGGGACCCGCACCGGCGAGATGTACCGCCTTGGCGACATGGTCGAAGTCAAGCTGGTCGAAGTCGCGCCGATCGCCGGCGCGCTCCGGTTCGAGATCGTCAGCGAAGGCAAACGCCTGCCGAAGGGTCAGCGAAAAGTCACGGAACGCGGTTTCAGGTCGTCCTCGGGCGGTCCGGCACGGCCTGCCAAGGGTCGTCCGGGTCCGAAGCGGCGATGA
- the dprA gene encoding DNA-processing protein DprA, which yields MTDAERRTAGMRLTDDQRISWLRLIRSENVGPATFRELVNHFGSASASLAGLPDLAGRSGRRIRIAETRDAERELAALDSIGARLVAIGEPDYPPWLREIDAPPPLLSIRGGAEGLMRRPMVAIVGARNASVAGRKMAQILARDLGRDHFVVASGLARGIDAAAHEAALDGGTVAVFAGGLDRLYPPENADLAERILAKGGAHVSEMPHGWEPRARDFPRRNRLVSGMSAGVVVVEAAERSGSLITARLAGTQGRIVFAVPGSPLDPRATGANRLIKEGAHLVTSGEDVAELLAPMLGRSFSPPPDWSEPSLEGEFASRQPPDDSDRALLIEAMGPVPTLIDDLIRFTGLSASSVQVLLLELDLAGRIERHPGQRVALIEP from the coding sequence ATGACGGACGCCGAGCGTCGCACGGCCGGCATGCGTTTGACGGACGACCAGCGCATCTCCTGGCTGCGGCTTATCCGCAGCGAGAATGTCGGCCCGGCCACGTTCCGCGAACTCGTCAACCATTTCGGTTCGGCCTCGGCCTCGCTCGCGGGTCTTCCGGATCTTGCCGGACGAAGCGGGAGGCGTATCCGCATCGCCGAGACCCGCGACGCAGAGCGCGAGCTCGCGGCGCTGGATTCGATAGGTGCGCGCCTCGTCGCGATCGGAGAGCCCGACTATCCGCCGTGGCTGCGCGAGATCGACGCCCCGCCGCCGCTTCTCTCCATCCGTGGCGGTGCCGAGGGGTTGATGCGGCGGCCAATGGTCGCAATTGTCGGTGCGCGCAACGCCTCCGTCGCCGGTCGCAAAATGGCGCAGATTCTGGCGCGCGATCTCGGCCGGGACCATTTCGTCGTTGCCTCGGGGCTGGCGCGCGGCATTGATGCCGCGGCGCATGAGGCGGCGCTTGATGGCGGAACGGTTGCCGTCTTTGCCGGCGGCCTCGATCGGCTCTATCCGCCGGAGAACGCCGATCTGGCAGAGCGAATCCTGGCCAAGGGTGGCGCGCATGTCTCGGAGATGCCGCATGGCTGGGAGCCGCGGGCGCGCGACTTCCCGCGCCGCAACCGCCTTGTCTCCGGCATGTCGGCCGGCGTGGTTGTCGTCGAGGCGGCGGAGCGTTCCGGCTCGCTGATCACCGCGAGGCTGGCGGGGACCCAAGGACGCATCGTCTTCGCCGTCCCGGGGTCACCTCTCGATCCGCGCGCGACAGGTGCCAACCGCCTGATCAAGGAAGGGGCGCATCTCGTCACGTCCGGCGAGGACGTGGCCGAATTGCTGGCGCCGATGCTCGGCCGCAGCTTCTCCCCGCCGCCCGACTGGTCCGAGCCGTCGCTGGAAGGCGAATTCGCCAGCCGGCAGCCTCCGGATGACAGCGACCGGGCGCTGCTGATCGAGGCGATGGGTCCGGTGCCGACCTTGATCGACGATCTGATCCGATTTACCGGCCTTTCGGCTTCGTCGGTGCAGGTTCTGCTGCTCGAACTCGACCTCGCCGGCCGCATTGAGCGTCATCCGGGGCAAAGGGTGGCTCTGATCGAGCCATAG
- a CDS encoding YqaA family protein, whose protein sequence is MTDLEATPIQEPRGPLKRLFDKIMALSAGPHALWLLAAVSFAEASFFPIPPDPILAAIVLARRDRVWIAAAVCTIASVVGGLAGYAIGAGLYEAIGQPLVDFYHLQDAFHNFQLKFDEWGGWIIVAKGLTPIPFKLVTIASGVVHLNLLTFVVAALATRGLRFFLVAWLFYRFGPQARTIIDEHFSKVMIAGTILVVLGFVLIVYI, encoded by the coding sequence GTGACGGACTTGGAAGCGACCCCCATACAGGAACCCCGCGGGCCGCTGAAGCGCCTGTTCGACAAGATCATGGCGCTTTCTGCCGGCCCGCATGCGCTGTGGCTTCTGGCTGCCGTCTCCTTCGCCGAGGCCTCGTTCTTCCCGATTCCGCCAGACCCGATCCTTGCTGCCATCGTCCTGGCGCGGCGCGATCGCGTCTGGATCGCAGCCGCGGTCTGCACGATCGCCTCGGTGGTCGGTGGCCTCGCCGGCTATGCCATCGGTGCCGGCCTCTATGAGGCGATCGGCCAGCCACTCGTCGATTTCTATCATCTGCAGGACGCGTTCCATAACTTTCAGCTCAAATTCGACGAATGGGGCGGTTGGATCATTGTCGCCAAGGGTCTGACGCCGATCCCGTTCAAGCTGGTGACGATCGCTTCAGGCGTCGTGCACCTCAACCTCCTGACCTTCGTCGTCGCCGCGCTCGCGACACGCGGGCTGCGGTTCTTCCTCGTCGCCTGGCTGTTCTACCGGTTCGGCCCGCAGGCACGCACCATCATCGACGAGCATTTTTCCAAGGTAATGATCGCCGGAACCATCCTCGTCGTCCTGGGCTTCGTCCTGATCGTCTATATCTGA
- the topA gene encoding type I DNA topoisomerase — translation MNLVIVESPAKAKTINKYLGPAYQVVASYGHVRDLPSKDGSVLPDEDFAMSWEADPKSAKRLSEMAIAAKAADRIILATDPDREGEAISWHVLEVLKQKRALKDKPVERVVFNAITKQAVLEAMKNPRPIDEALVDAYLARRALDYLVGFTLSPVLWRKLPGARSAGRVQSVALRLVCDRESEIETFKRREYWSLVARLATPRGDEFEARLVGADGKKIARLDVGTADEAEAFRKALDAGRYSVVDVESKPAKRHPFAPFTTSTLQQEASRKLGFAPNRTMQIAQRLYEGVDIGGETVGLITYMRTDGVDIAPEAVASIRGVIGEDFSARHLPGAPRRYQVKAKNAQEAHEAIRPTDPRRRPREVARMLDADQAKLYELIWKRTIASQMESAELQRTSVDILAEAGGRKLDLRASGQVVTFDGFLALYNEDKDEDADDEEGRLPRIDKGDALEKRAIQATQHFTEPPPRYSEATLVKRMEELGIGRPSTYAATLTVLRDREYVRIEKKRLVPEDKGRLVTAFLQSFFSRYVEYDFTADLEEKLDQISAGEISWKDVLREFWKQFSFDVGETKELRVTQVLDALNDLLGPHVFPERADGGDPRACPTCGTGKLSLKLGKFGAFIGCSNYPECRYTRQLAVTGEEASPGEAGEGGSVLGADGIKVLGKDPETGLDVTLRSGRFGNYVQLGEAEGKEKPKRASLPKGWEAASLDLDKALALLSLPREVGLHPEDGKPIQAGIGRYGPFVLHDGKYANLDSVDEVFIVGLNRAVAAIAEKQAKGPRAGRGGAEPLKNLGDHPTLTGAITLHSGKYGPYVKHGAVNATLPKSLSPETIGLDAAVALIAEKAAKAPAGKTRTTTARSKAPAAAKTKKAAAPKKTAQPKKTARKAVAE, via the coding sequence ATGAATCTCGTCATCGTCGAATCGCCTGCGAAGGCGAAAACGATCAACAAATATCTCGGCCCGGCCTATCAGGTCGTGGCCTCCTATGGTCACGTCCGCGACCTGCCCTCCAAGGACGGCTCGGTGCTCCCGGACGAGGACTTCGCCATGAGCTGGGAGGCTGACCCGAAGTCGGCCAAGCGCCTCTCCGAGATGGCAATCGCCGCCAAGGCTGCCGACCGCATCATTCTGGCAACCGACCCGGATCGCGAGGGCGAGGCCATCTCCTGGCACGTGCTGGAGGTGCTAAAGCAGAAGCGGGCGCTGAAGGACAAGCCGGTCGAGCGCGTGGTGTTCAACGCGATCACCAAGCAGGCCGTGCTCGAGGCGATGAAGAATCCGCGCCCGATCGACGAGGCGCTGGTCGATGCTTATCTGGCGCGCCGGGCGCTCGACTATCTGGTCGGCTTCACGCTGTCGCCGGTTCTGTGGCGCAAGCTGCCTGGCGCGCGCTCGGCAGGCCGCGTCCAGTCGGTGGCGCTTCGCCTCGTCTGCGACCGCGAGAGCGAGATCGAGACCTTCAAGCGCCGCGAATATTGGTCGCTGGTCGCGAGGCTCGCGACGCCGCGCGGCGATGAATTCGAGGCTCGGCTCGTCGGCGCCGACGGCAAGAAGATCGCCCGTCTCGATGTCGGCACGGCCGATGAGGCCGAGGCGTTCCGCAAGGCGCTCGATGCCGGCCGGTACAGCGTGGTCGACGTCGAATCGAAGCCAGCCAAGCGCCATCCCTTCGCCCCGTTCACGACCTCGACGCTGCAGCAGGAGGCGAGCCGAAAGCTCGGCTTCGCGCCGAACCGCACCATGCAGATCGCCCAGCGCCTCTATGAAGGCGTCGATATCGGCGGCGAGACCGTCGGTCTCATCACCTATATGCGAACCGACGGCGTCGATATCGCACCGGAGGCGGTCGCCTCCATCCGCGGCGTGATCGGCGAGGATTTCTCGGCCCGCCACCTGCCCGGCGCGCCCCGCCGCTATCAGGTGAAGGCCAAGAACGCGCAGGAAGCGCATGAGGCCATCCGCCCGACGGATCCGCGGCGTCGGCCGCGCGAGGTGGCGCGCATGCTGGATGCCGACCAGGCCAAGCTCTATGAGCTGATCTGGAAGCGCACCATTGCGAGCCAGATGGAATCGGCCGAGCTGCAGCGCACGAGTGTCGACATTCTTGCCGAGGCAGGCGGGCGAAAGCTCGACCTGCGCGCTTCCGGTCAGGTCGTCACCTTCGACGGTTTCCTCGCGCTTTATAATGAAGACAAGGACGAGGACGCCGACGACGAGGAGGGCCGTCTGCCGCGCATCGACAAGGGCGATGCGCTGGAGAAGCGGGCCATCCAGGCGACGCAGCATTTCACCGAGCCGCCGCCGCGCTACAGCGAGGCGACGCTGGTGAAGCGGATGGAGGAGCTCGGCATCGGCCGGCCCTCTACCTATGCGGCGACGCTGACCGTTCTGCGCGACCGCGAATATGTCCGCATCGAGAAAAAGCGCCTCGTGCCGGAGGACAAGGGCCGCCTGGTCACGGCGTTCCTGCAGAGCTTTTTCTCGCGCTATGTCGAATATGATTTCACCGCCGACCTGGAAGAGAAGCTCGACCAGATCTCGGCCGGCGAAATCTCGTGGAAGGATGTTCTGCGCGAGTTCTGGAAGCAGTTCTCGTTCGATGTCGGCGAGACGAAGGAATTGCGCGTCACGCAGGTCCTCGACGCGCTCAACGATCTGCTCGGACCGCACGTTTTCCCGGAGCGGGCCGATGGCGGCGATCCGCGCGCCTGCCCGACCTGCGGCACAGGCAAGCTGTCTTTGAAGCTCGGCAAATTCGGCGCCTTCATCGGTTGCTCGAATTATCCCGAGTGCCGCTATACGCGTCAGCTCGCCGTGACCGGCGAAGAAGCATCGCCCGGCGAGGCGGGGGAAGGTGGTTCCGTCCTCGGCGCCGATGGCATCAAGGTGCTCGGCAAGGATCCCGAGACGGGCCTCGACGTGACGCTGCGTTCGGGCCGCTTCGGCAATTATGTCCAGCTCGGCGAAGCCGAAGGCAAGGAAAAGCCGAAACGCGCCAGCCTGCCCAAGGGCTGGGAGGCGGCGAGCCTAGATCTCGACAAGGCGCTGGCGCTGCTGTCGCTGCCGCGCGAGGTCGGGCTGCATCCCGAGGATGGCAAGCCGATCCAGGCCGGCATCGGACGCTACGGTCCGTTCGTGCTGCATGACGGCAAATACGCCAATCTCGATAGCGTCGATGAAGTGTTCATCGTCGGGCTCAACCGAGCCGTCGCGGCGATCGCCGAGAAGCAGGCTAAGGGTCCACGCGCCGGCCGCGGTGGCGCCGAGCCCTTGAAGAACCTCGGTGACCACCCGACATTGACAGGAGCGATCACGCTGCATTCGGGCAAATATGGCCCCTATGTGAAGCATGGTGCAGTCAATGCGACCCTGCCGAAGTCGCTTTCGCCCGAGACGATCGGCCTCGACGCCGCCGTCGCCCTGATTGCCGAAAAGGCTGCCAAGGCACCGGCCGGCAAGACGCGGACGACCACCGCCCGCTCCAAGGCGCCGGCCGCCGCCAAGACGAAGAAGGCTGCCGCCCCGAAGAAGACGGCCCAGCCAAAGAAGACGGCTCGAAAGGCCGTGGCGGAATAG
- the ruvX gene encoding Holliday junction resolvase RuvX, whose translation MAGQLIELTDLATILPGTATIGGIDLGTKTIGVAISDLGRRMASPLKLIERKKFTQDAETLIALLAERQAAALVVGMPLNMDGSEGPRAQATRAFVRSLLPKLELPIAFWDERLSTVAVTRTLLEADTSRKRRAELVDKMAAAFILQGALDRLQKLARDRRDDADQPLGQT comes from the coding sequence ATGGCAGGACAACTGATTGAGCTTACCGACCTCGCCACCATCCTCCCCGGCACGGCGACGATCGGTGGCATCGACCTAGGTACCAAGACAATTGGCGTCGCGATTTCCGATCTCGGCCGGCGCATGGCGTCGCCGCTCAAACTGATCGAGCGGAAGAAGTTTACCCAGGATGCCGAGACGCTGATCGCACTGCTCGCCGAGCGGCAGGCGGCGGCCCTCGTCGTCGGCATGCCGCTCAACATGGATGGTTCGGAAGGCCCACGCGCCCAGGCGACGCGCGCCTTCGTCCGCAGCCTGCTCCCGAAGCTGGAACTGCCGATTGCCTTCTGGGACGAACGCTTGTCGACTGTCGCGGTGACGCGGACACTTCTGGAAGCGGATACCAGTCGCAAGCGCCGGGCCGAACTGGTCGACAAGATGGCCGCCGCCTTCATCCTGCAGGGCGCGTTGGACCGCCTGCAGAAGCTTGCCCGCGATCGCCGGGACGATGCAGATCAGCCCCTCGGGCAGACATAA
- a CDS encoding acyl-CoA dehydrogenase family protein: protein MVSPDFETHEVSNQVSVRSGVNLYSSDPVLAALIEGLPQPVLDTLSTHGAQWGSAEMADLARLANTVTPILKTHDSVGRRIDLVEYHPAYHALMRRSVASGIHASIWDASGPEASVRAMARGARIYMSAQVEVGHLGVMSLTSGGIAALAHAPALAQGWLTPLRSRRYDSRVLPVEQKSGALLAFATTEKQSGSDLRAGSTRADASSDGTYRLIGHKWFVTAPMSDAMLVLAQTLEGLSLFLVPRYLPDGKRNPMRMMRIKDKLGTRSTASAEIELPGTAGFLVGEAGRGVSTIAETVTLLRLDQGLVAAGLLRAALADAVHAVRHRRAFGAPLIDQPLMTRVLADMALDVTAAAALVFRLAEAIDRSHDNPAEAAFARLMTPVVKYWITKIAPALVAEAIECAGGNAYVEEGPMARLYRDALSLSLIDGPGNVLCLDVMRVMRRSSEPLEAALRVIEDGLGPAARSTLNVLRAATAVALADEGSARILTEQLAMTVAAATLRRRFPAVIADAYLESRLGKPWRSTYGMLDARFDARAFLDYVCPRG, encoded by the coding sequence ATGGTTTCGCCGGACTTCGAGACGCATGAGGTCAGCAACCAGGTCTCCGTGCGATCGGGGGTCAATCTCTATTCTTCCGATCCGGTCCTGGCGGCCCTGATCGAGGGCCTGCCGCAGCCTGTCCTCGACACGCTGTCGACCCACGGCGCGCAGTGGGGGTCGGCCGAAATGGCGGATCTGGCCCGGCTGGCCAACACCGTGACGCCGATCCTGAAGACGCATGATTCGGTCGGCCGCCGCATCGATCTCGTCGAATATCACCCTGCCTATCACGCGCTGATGCGCCGTAGCGTTGCGTCTGGCATCCATGCTTCAATCTGGGATGCGAGCGGACCGGAGGCTAGCGTGCGCGCCATGGCACGCGGCGCGCGGATCTACATGTCGGCGCAGGTCGAGGTTGGCCATCTCGGCGTCATGTCGCTGACCAGCGGCGGTATCGCGGCGCTCGCCCATGCCCCGGCGCTGGCGCAGGGATGGCTCACGCCGCTCCGCTCGCGCCGCTATGATTCGCGCGTTCTCCCGGTCGAGCAGAAGAGCGGGGCGCTCCTCGCTTTCGCGACAACCGAGAAGCAGAGCGGCTCGGATCTGCGCGCCGGCTCGACGCGGGCGGATGCCAGCAGCGATGGCACCTATCGCCTCATCGGCCATAAATGGTTCGTCACGGCGCCGATGAGCGACGCCATGCTGGTGCTCGCGCAGACGCTGGAAGGCCTGTCGCTGTTCCTCGTCCCGCGCTACCTGCCGGACGGCAAGCGCAATCCCATGCGCATGATGCGCATCAAGGACAAGCTCGGCACGCGGTCGACCGCCAGCGCCGAGATCGAGCTGCCCGGCACGGCCGGCTTCCTCGTCGGCGAGGCGGGACGCGGCGTGTCAACGATTGCCGAAACCGTGACGCTGCTTCGCCTGGATCAGGGTCTGGTAGCGGCGGGCCTCCTGCGCGCCGCACTTGCCGACGCCGTTCATGCCGTTCGCCATCGCCGTGCCTTCGGGGCACCGCTCATCGACCAGCCGCTGATGACGCGCGTGCTCGCCGACATGGCGCTTGACGTCACCGCCGCCGCGGCGTTGGTCTTCCGCCTTGCCGAGGCGATCGACCGCTCGCACGACAATCCGGCAGAAGCCGCCTTCGCGCGGCTGATGACGCCGGTCGTTAAATATTGGATCACCAAGATCGCCCCGGCTTTGGTCGCCGAGGCGATCGAATGCGCCGGCGGCAATGCCTATGTCGAAGAGGGGCCGATGGCACGGCTCTATCGCGACGCGCTGTCGCTTTCCCTGATCGACGGTCCCGGCAACGTCCTCTGCCTTGATGTGATGCGCGTGATGCGGCGCTCCTCAGAGCCGCTCGAGGCGGCGCTGCGCGTGATCGAGGATGGTCTCGGACCGGCGGCGCGCTCGACGCTCAACGTGCTTCGGGCCGCGACAGCCGTCGCCCTGGCCGATGAGGGCTCGGCACGCATCCTGACCGAGCAACTTGCGATGACCGTTGCCGCCGCGACCTTGCGCCGCCGCTTCCCGGCCGTCATCGCCGATGCCTATCTCGAATCGCGCCTCGGCAAGCCGTGGCGGTCGACCTACGGCATGCTGGATGCTCGCTTCGATGCGCGCGCCTTCCTGGATTATGTCTGCCCGAGGGGCTGA
- a CDS encoding SIMPL domain-containing protein: MTSTPHFKSLVAPNIFDAYADPNLLLYLVASNLLSPATWDLSDKIQKRAAEAVGTGEPSSRSLVGEIQKILDRNFQHLHVAQVAELYGEIDIAQERTRLGDESVDAALRQILRTFEARIRTGDIPPEALQPAIDRMTGGRFPAYIYGNIDLVRANRRLTGKSHASVRGVTSCVDETAIFAALAMTMPQGSVAHIVALSSPSHTSAFGWNANGEPWWFYGKNRLYFPQDWRNWVTQARSGDAQQAFDRLHEDMNRIIAVAGTFDLESGETNLPDDQLEEIVARIDAFFGVRLRQVEFALSRPRIRRPEDPLARYLRALLGAASLESVQRMLDDDDSEASQGVLYAFRSTLVKDLRPYLAVARQQPNSRRLAGTLSAVEDAIDVIRSIDDAASIFGSRNRIAMPDETLRFRSGTDRDKALLLHVVAEHIGARTGSPGPVTTLFGESKSFVRLGDRYVDAGTGELLAEPSEPIRIELA; encoded by the coding sequence ATGACATCGACCCCGCATTTCAAATCGCTTGTGGCGCCGAATATCTTCGACGCCTATGCCGATCCCAACCTGCTGCTCTACCTCGTCGCCAGCAATCTCCTGTCACCGGCCACCTGGGATCTATCCGACAAGATCCAGAAGCGGGCCGCGGAGGCAGTTGGGACCGGCGAGCCTTCGAGCCGATCGTTGGTTGGTGAGATCCAGAAGATCCTGGACCGCAACTTCCAGCATCTGCATGTCGCGCAGGTGGCCGAACTTTACGGGGAGATCGACATCGCGCAGGAGCGGACCCGGCTCGGCGATGAAAGTGTCGATGCGGCGCTCCGACAGATTCTTCGCACGTTCGAAGCCAGAATTCGGACCGGAGATATTCCGCCCGAAGCGCTTCAGCCCGCAATCGATCGCATGACGGGAGGCCGTTTTCCCGCTTACATCTATGGCAACATCGACCTGGTCCGGGCCAATAGAAGGCTGACCGGAAAGTCGCACGCCTCGGTTCGCGGCGTGACGTCATGCGTCGACGAGACGGCGATATTCGCCGCTCTGGCCATGACGATGCCGCAAGGATCTGTCGCCCATATCGTCGCCTTGAGCAGCCCATCCCATACGTCGGCCTTCGGCTGGAACGCCAATGGCGAGCCCTGGTGGTTCTACGGCAAGAACAGGCTCTACTTTCCGCAAGACTGGCGGAATTGGGTGACGCAGGCGCGATCGGGCGATGCGCAGCAGGCGTTCGACCGGCTGCATGAGGACATGAACCGGATCATCGCTGTGGCAGGCACGTTCGATCTGGAATCCGGAGAGACCAATCTCCCGGACGACCAGCTCGAGGAGATCGTGGCGAGGATAGACGCCTTCTTCGGCGTTCGCTTACGACAGGTCGAATTTGCACTGTCGCGACCGCGGATAAGGCGCCCAGAGGATCCGTTGGCGCGGTATCTGCGGGCGCTTCTGGGAGCGGCCTCGCTTGAGTCTGTCCAACGGATGCTGGACGACGACGACAGCGAGGCTTCCCAGGGCGTTCTCTATGCATTCCGTTCCACCCTGGTGAAAGACCTGCGACCCTATCTGGCGGTCGCGCGGCAACAGCCGAACAGCCGGCGGCTGGCCGGCACGCTGTCGGCGGTCGAGGATGCCATCGACGTCATTCGCTCCATCGACGACGCAGCTTCCATCTTCGGCAGCCGCAACCGGATCGCCATGCCGGACGAGACCCTGCGCTTCCGCTCGGGAACGGACAGGGACAAGGCGCTGCTCCTGCATGTCGTGGCCGAACATATTGGCGCTCGCACGGGATCACCCGGGCCGGTCACGACGCTCTTTGGCGAATCGAAGAGCTTCGTGCGGTTGGGCGATCGCTATGTCGATGCCGGCACCGGAGAGCTTCTGGCGGAGCCCTCCGAGCCGATCCGGATCGAACTGGCTTGA